From the Synechococcus sp. Nb3U1 genome, one window contains:
- a CDS encoding SIMPL domain-containing protein, with the protein MNPFRKWLPSGSLKGGAWLGMVLAVALLGWNLIGGGGVMASSGEGSRILTVTGQGSTQVETSIAQIRLGVILRGNSAQTVQQQVAESSERLVTRLKELQVNALQTTGISLYPQYDYRDGQSRLTGVQGQNSVQFEVPVASAGQVLDEAVAAGATQVESVNFRADDAALVEARSRALAQAVEDAQRQAQDVLGALNLTLGSVERIQIHSDGRISPPPIPLAASADFARSEIASTPVEGGEQNVRAQVTLEIRY; encoded by the coding sequence ATGAATCCTTTTCGAAAATGGCTGCCATCGGGATCCCTGAAGGGGGGTGCGTGGCTGGGCATGGTGCTGGCAGTGGCGCTGCTGGGTTGGAACTTGATCGGGGGTGGAGGGGTTATGGCCAGTTCTGGGGAGGGATCCCGGATATTAACAGTGACAGGGCAGGGATCCACTCAAGTCGAGACTTCTATTGCCCAAATTCGCTTGGGGGTAATACTCCGAGGAAACTCGGCCCAAACCGTACAGCAGCAGGTGGCAGAAAGCTCAGAGCGCCTGGTGACTCGCCTCAAAGAGCTACAGGTCAATGCTCTGCAAACCACGGGGATCTCCCTGTATCCGCAATACGACTATCGAGATGGCCAGTCTCGATTGACGGGGGTACAAGGGCAAAACAGCGTCCAGTTCGAGGTGCCTGTGGCCAGTGCCGGACAAGTACTGGATGAAGCAGTGGCGGCTGGAGCCACTCAGGTGGAATCGGTCAACTTCCGGGCAGACGATGCCGCTCTGGTGGAGGCGCGAAGCCGTGCTTTGGCCCAAGCGGTGGAAGATGCGCAACGCCAAGCTCAGGATGTGTTGGGAGCCTTGAATCTCACCCTCGGTTCAGTTGAACGCATTCAGATCCACAGCGATGGCCGTATTTCGCCACCCCCCATCCCCCTGGCAGCCAGTGCGGATTTTGCCCGCTCCGAGATAGCTTCTACACCCGTGGAGGGGGGAGAACAAAATGTACGTGCCCAGGTCACCCTAGAGATTCGATACTAA
- a CDS encoding DUF4404 family protein has protein sequence MAESKLRQLLHNLDAELQKTPGLDEKQRQQIASIRQEVEAVLAEMGSPTQSKDRIGEAVGLFETSHPKLTLILEQVIDTLAGMGF, from the coding sequence ATGGCCGAATCGAAACTGCGGCAACTACTGCACAATCTAGATGCCGAACTGCAAAAAACTCCTGGTCTGGATGAGAAGCAGCGACAACAGATTGCCTCCATCCGTCAAGAAGTGGAAGCTGTATTGGCTGAAATGGGATCCCCAACCCAGAGCAAAGATCGCATCGGAGAAGCTGTCGGACTCTTTGAAACCTCTCACCCAAAGCTCACTCTGATTTTGGAGCAGGTGATCGACACGCTGGCAGGAATGGGTTTTTAA